The Acholeplasma equirhinis genome has a segment encoding these proteins:
- a CDS encoding DJ-1/PfpI family protein — protein MKGLFLYSSMMEDNEALSTMALLRRAKVDIDSASTEKSKTVITSYKQQITADYLLEEVNLENYDFLLVPGGPYVAKVIDTDEVIQKTIQAFYEKKKLIGAICAAPRFLGRLGILDGKPFTAFPGSEKDAPKGNYLGNQKAVTTEGIITARSAGAVIEFVYALLTKLQSEADAKMLLENIIY, from the coding sequence ATGAAAGGACTATTTTTATATTCCTCAATGATGGAGGATAATGAAGCCTTATCAACAATGGCACTATTACGTCGTGCAAAAGTTGATATTGATAGTGCATCTACAGAAAAGTCAAAAACCGTTATAACAAGCTATAAACAACAAATTACAGCAGATTACCTTTTAGAAGAAGTGAATCTTGAAAATTATGATTTTTTATTAGTACCTGGTGGACCTTATGTTGCTAAAGTCATTGATACGGATGAAGTCATTCAAAAGACCATTCAAGCCTTTTATGAAAAGAAGAAACTAATCGGTGCAATTTGTGCCGCACCAAGGTTTTTAGGTAGATTAGGTATCTTAGATGGTAAACCATTCACTGCTTTCCCAGGAAGCGAAAAAGATGCCCCTAAAGGCAATTATTTAGGCAATCAAAAAGCAGTTACAACCGAAGGGATCATAACTGCTAGAAGTGCAGGTGCGGTGATTGAATTTGTATATGCACTACTTACTAAACTTCAAAGCGAAGCAGATGCTAAAATGTTATTAGAGAACATCATTTATTGA
- a CDS encoding 5'-methylthioadenosine/S-adenosylhomocysteine nucleosidase family protein, whose protein sequence is MTLLVAAMEDEVKDILPLLMKVEEKPFLTFEGRLGKKDVVLILTGIGKSNAAAAVSFAITKYQPLIDLIINIGIAGGYQVLTYTPYVVSAATYSDFDLRVFKYELGQVPKMPTWFKLDHSLESKLSEYHKAELYSADHFGTSPIKEAPHLVDMEGAAVFQVAHIFEIPLISIKVVSDLIGDKNQLETYKESEVTLSDVIKDTLFDLMEVLS, encoded by the coding sequence ATGACATTATTAGTTGCAGCAATGGAAGATGAAGTAAAAGACATCTTACCTTTATTAATGAAAGTTGAAGAAAAGCCTTTTTTAACTTTTGAAGGACGTTTAGGTAAAAAAGATGTTGTTTTAATCTTAACTGGCATTGGAAAATCAAACGCAGCAGCTGCAGTTAGCTTCGCAATTACAAAGTATCAACCACTGATTGATTTAATCATTAATATAGGTATTGCAGGAGGTTATCAAGTCTTAACATATACACCATATGTTGTGAGTGCTGCAACCTATAGTGATTTTGATTTAAGAGTCTTTAAATACGAATTAGGTCAAGTGCCTAAAATGCCAACCTGGTTTAAATTAGATCACTCGCTTGAAAGTAAACTTTCAGAATATCATAAAGCAGAACTTTATTCAGCAGATCATTTTGGTACAAGTCCAATTAAAGAAGCACCACATCTTGTGGATATGGAAGGTGCAGCAGTTTTTCAAGTTGCACATATCTTTGAAATACCACTCATATCCATTAAAGTAGTTTCTGATTTAATTGGTGATAAAAACCAACTTGAAACTTATAAAGAATCAGAAGTGACTTTATCAGATGTCATTAAAGATACATTATTTGATTTAATGGAGGTTTTATCATGA